DNA from Drosophila busckii strain San Diego stock center, stock number 13000-0081.31 chromosome 2R, ASM1175060v1, whole genome shotgun sequence:
AATTTGCAGTCGTAACTCATCGAAAATGTTGgcatttttttgcagcttattgAATTATCAGCATGCCACAGCTTTCAGCTAtataacgtttttttttatgtacaaGCATAACTACCACTCAGACGCTACCTTTTGTTAAGTATATAAGGTATATATATAACCACAATGACGGCGTCAAAGCGACGGCAGGCGTCGCAGCCAAGCAACCCAAAGCAGCCAGTGAGCCGTGCGGtttacatacttacatatacatacacatactttatatacatataatctTATACAGTTAAAGCGCAGCCCACTCAACTACAAGCACAACAACTGCATAAGAGGGGTGCTTTTTGAATCCAAAGCCACTGAAGCAAGCAAGCGACGACGCCAGCGTTGTTGGCAAATGAACCTAATTTGatagcttacacacacacatatacccgcacatatgtacatgtatgtaaCTGCAGCGCTGCAAGAGCGAGTGAGTAAGCAAGCgcgaaaaaaattattattacacatCGAAttggcaaaaacaacaacaacggcgaACGAAAATGGGCAGCATAAAACGCAATACAGTAGCCACGCTCATTAAATACTCTTTCTTTGCTGTCATCCCAGCTGGTGCCCCCCACCACTCCCTTGCTTTGCGCTCACGCTAACGCTTGTTCCACCTTTGCCCGCTGTCAGTTTGTCTCGCTGTCTGTCGTTTTCATTCCTTAGCGGCTCTTTTGCTACGTGCGGGCATTGGATGGGAATTTAAATTGGTAATGCGACCAAGAGGCCCAACTCGTGGTCGACGTGTTCAAcgctgtgtttgtgtgtatgtgtgtgtgtggttgctaTCGCAGTTGAATACACAcagatatataaatacatagaGAGCAAGCGCGCTATACGCTATGTATTTtaggttgtgtgtgtgtatgtgtctgttttatgtttgtatgtacagCAAAATGCAAGATACAAGATAGAGACGCAGTGGCGTAGCTGACACTTACATTAGCAGGGgctgctttaaaaattgcCATTGCTTACTTGTTCACAGCTTTACACATTTTTGTATGACTAACTTGTATAACAACCCCCTTTGCTGACGACGACGCCCCTGCATCAAATGTTCGTACATAGGCACATAAATTGTTTCAGGCCCGTGGACGATTCTGATTGTGAACAGTAACAGGGTTGCATGCATATTGTgaaatattattgctgctgctgctgctgctgggaaagagtatttgtatttgctattcaattctttgttgtttttgttttcttgcagCGTCTGTTatgcgctgcagttgcttagacagcttgctgcgctgctgctgctgctgttgttgttttgcctgATTCACACATTCCTAATTGAATTATCACGCATAAGCGACAGTCAAACCTAAATGAGAAGAGATGAGTTAAAGCGCCAAGTGAAGCAGATCGAACAAGCGCCCCCAAGCTCTTCTCCCGTTTCGCTTTCGCTCCCCGCTAatgtatattgtttttatttttagcccgCGTTTTTAATATCAAAACTAATTAGAGTAGCGAAGCGAGTGAGCGTTAGTGCTGTCATCGTGACAAAACACGCGCAGTCACGAGTTGTTGACATGCAAACGGCGTGACACGCGCTCAGCGCTATGTCAAGTGCGTGTGCGAGGGAGGCAACCAAACTACCGTTGGCTTAACCAAATGCTGTTTCACTTCAGTAGATCGCAGAAGAGTGgtgagagagtgagtgtgtgagCAGATACAAATAATATTCGGGTTTGGTTTTTATGTGCACAACGCCCACTGCCCTTGGCGAGGGTTATTTcatgcatttacatttttatgtacCAAAAACAGTTTTCATTCTACGCTTACGCGGCTtcgtttcatttattttcttttcattcaCATTTCACTTCATTCGCGCTCAGCAACGAactcatacatacacatgcacacattttgtctgtgtgtgtgtgtgtgtaattgtcGCTTGGAGTTGAAGCATCTGATGAGACACGTTTCAAAACTAAGCCAGGCCACAACCCTGCTATCATTTGTTCCCCCCACCACCGCTGCTCTTATTTCCCCACACCACAGATCAAAGCACATGCCttgctttgcaattttctCTTTGCTATGTACtgtaataacagcaacaacaacaacaaccctCTCCTCTTGGTCCACTTTATTCACACCACTTAGCTCTATACGAAATActcactctctcacacacacacacacatacacgctcACTCTCCCGCGCCACTAATTGAAACAGCAAATGCTGGCAAGAGttcttttatttacttatggCTTATGTAAAGCCAGCGCTTATGTACATTAGCATCCGTCCATTCATTCCACGCACATAagcatttttatgtatttcgTATATCTATAgatttttgtatatgtatatatgtatgtatgcccTTGCCCTTTGAAcgaaaacattttgtatatttcctCTTTCCCCCGGCGTTcgctcgttgctgctgctgttgctgtatttTACGTTCAACTCACTACACTTCCTTCTCCacatttatgtacatacttcGTTTCCCTTTTGGACTGCTTGGACTTTGTCTGTCttttctgtctgtctctgtctctctgtgtgcgtgtgtgtgtgtgtgtgtgtgtgagtgagaaaaaaaaagctgctaGTTACAAACAGAACAGCGCCAGCGGCCAATTTTGTCATTCGTTTAATTCCTGCTGCTTCCTCTTCAATTTTTTGGTCGCTTCTGTGGAAGAAACTGATATTGTGAAGCTCCAAGTCCCGTTTGCCACTCAGgctcttgttcttgttgctctgGGGCAAGAATTTCGAGCATTTCTCGCAAGTTATTTTGAGGGTTGAGCATGGGTTCTGGCTTGGCTTTCGGCTTCCTCTGTGTGCTGTGTTGTCTGCAAAAGCTTGAATGGTCGTTCCCCGATAGCATCAGagttactttatttttattttttttttaatacattttagcTAAATTGTATATTGAAGCTGACAGCTTCAGTGCGTGTGGGGCAGCGGAGCAATGAGGGTCGGgcttttaaactaaatagcAAGAATTTAACTTGAAAAGTATACAGaagctttagcttaagcaTTGCTTAAAAGTCTGTTTAACTTGTAGGACAAAGCTacatttatattcattaatGTATTTTAACCAGCATGCCAAGATTATTTGATAAAATACTACGAAGCTATTTTAATGGAAGTCTTCACTTCAATTTCAGTGTAAACACTTCGgttatttaaagaaaattgtataGTAAGCAGTCTtaagatatataaaatatatattacaatCTTTAAACTAACTACAAACTCaacttaaattcattttatactttatttcacatatttacttaaattctTCTCAAAGGCTTGCAGCAATTCAATTCTGCTCatcaaaatatacaatttaaataactttgaaACATGGTTGGCTATATTATTTGGtataaacatacatttataattacttattaacttaaattttaatttgtctgCCAGCTTAATAACCAAATCCGCACTTAATACTTTGCTTCAACTAGTTTAGTTTAGTCTAGAAGGTTTTATagtcgctgccgccgccagcatCAGTTCACTGCCTCTAGTTGTTGTTAAAGCGACGGCATTTCTAAAGATGAAAATCTTCGTCtccagaaaaaaaaaccagtTTTAGCCACAAACACggcaagcaaagcagctaaaaCAGGTCCAAGCTAAAAGTCTACCCTCAAATTAACGACTTGACTtaatacattaattaatttagctgaAATAATGATATCGTTTCATATGCAACTAAGGCTAGTCGTAGCTACTAAACACGCCTCATGTTGTCTGCCACCAATAACCAGCGACTGGCTGCGACCAATCAGCGTTGAGgcaagcgcagcagccaatgtgtggcaagcagagTGAGTGAGAGGGTAAGCGAAGCGTTTGCGGCAACGAGCAACGAAAGAGCGAAACGAATTCATTCGAATGTGTATATACTTTAGTTTGGGCGTCGTGTGTAGAGCTCGTGTATTTGATAAGCGAGATGGCAACTCTACACTGCGGAGAAAGCGCAGCTAGCGAGCTTTTGCAAAAAgcttcaatataaaaaatttttgaaaattattttaaataaaaataataatgctactttttattataaaacgaTTTAGGGCTTGGCATATTTGAAGagttttaagcagcttttgattaacaacaatttaaatgtttaaaagttTACGCAGCATACTTTTGGGTACATAAAtgtacataaacaaaaatataattatattttattaacaaattgctttgatgcaaaatatgttttgcatttaattttaatttttaattatttatattttattttttaaatttaatattggtAAATGTAGCCAACCCAAAggattatttaaagcattttgttgttttaacaaataatttaatttattacaaaataatatttttataaaaattatatgcaagcGCCAGAAATCGTCAGATTAATCAGTCTAGGCGCGCACCAGCACCTCGTAGCAGTCCAGACGCACCTCCTGGCCACCGAATGGAATGTAGAGGCAACGATGCGATTGATGAATCTTGCCGGGAGTGAAGCTGCCATGATGATGACCACGACCAATATACAGCGGCTCGCCATCACTGGTGCGTCCGCAGATAACTGCGCCGGGTGGTACATTGCCATAGGAATCGGGCACCCAACCATAGCCGTAACCGGCCAGCAGCTCAAAGTCGTACTTGACGTGCTCCAGTCCGCCGTAGGCAACATAAGCGCAGCCCTTGTTGGGAATAACCTGGAAGAGAGCGAAAGCAAAGTTAGGTGATTGCTTTTTAATCGAAATAGTTCGAACTCACCTTGGCTGGCAGCAGATCGCCCTCGTGATAGGCACGTCCAACGTAGATTGGATCACCATCGGCATCATTGCCGGCCATAATGGTGCCGGGCACAATGTTGCTGCCTGAGCTGCTGACCCAAGTTTCGGGCTGGACCAGCACTTCGTAGGAGTCCAGCCTATGCTCAGCGCCGCCGTATGGAATGTACAGACAGCCGTGGGAGGGATGCACCTTGCCGGGCGTCAGACTGCCTTGATAGTAGCCACGACCCACATACAATGGCTCACCATCGGAGGTCTGGCCCACACGCAGAGCATGTGGCGGCACATCGCCACCGCTGGCGGGTATCCAGCAGTAATGATGTCCTGTAAGGATTTCGACATCGTGCTTGTTGATCTCCTCGCCGCCCCAGGCTACATAAGCCTGATGCTTGTTGGGAATGACCTTGGCGGGCAGCATGTCGCCGTTGTGAAAGGCGCGGCCCACATAGATGGGATCATTGTCCGAATCGTGaccagcagcaatagcaaaggCTGGCAATGAGTCATAGACATTGCAGCTAACCCAAGTGTGATCTGcaagaaagagatagagatagtGAGGAAAAATACTTTACACTTTGATAAGTTGCAGGTGCGAACTGTTTGTCGCCTTATCAACAAATAGTACAGTTACTTATTTCAcatgaaattattttgtacCTTATCGAAAGACtctaaaaagcttttaagtttttgtaCCTTAAGTTAGTTAGTCAGGGCAGTATAATGATATATTATTATGTTGGCATATTTAGGTTaaactgtaattaaatatgctgaCAGTTTTAGTCgctgttattaattataatgctaaaaattaagcaagtCAGTTGCTAAGCTGAAAATGTAGCCAATGACTGCATAGACTAACGTTAGCTATAGCTGTTTTAGCGGCTTTAAAGCTAGCTTAGCTTTGTGCGCTACTGTACTTAATAGTTTAGTCACTAGTTTATGCAGTTTTTAGGCTAATTGCAAACACTATGAGctgcttaaacttttattaaatgcagctgctttaaatttgttcattaaattatttatttaacactttagcacacacaatttgtcaCTAGCGTTTATGCTTTAAGCGCTGCTTAcccattttttatatatatatgttatgtttAAGCTCTGATGTGGCTTTTGCGTATCCAATAGACGTAGTACTGACTCTGCCTGTGCTAGCTATATGACTGTCTGGACCTTTTCGCTTGCCAGTTATATTTGAAGCGTTAAAAAAAAGCTGTTATCGGGCAGCATTGTTGCTTCAAGCCAGACTATGATAAGATAATGTATTGGAACAACAGGGcgtaaacacacatacatatatacactcCTACACTGAGCTGGCAATTCGTCAGCTTTATTTAGTGTCGAAAAAGAACAAATTGCGGCAAACATAATAAAGCATGTCTTAACTCGAAAAATCAatagatatttttattgtttattcttGGTATAaagtactttttttttattttttgcttatctTTTGAGCGATTGCACTGGCAAATCTTATCTAGGCACTAAATACCActatatttaatcaataacCTTTAACTAATACACGCACACCACACTGgctcataaaatttatgacacGCACTATTTTCGCACTTACCTAgagtcatttttttttatccgTGCTGTTCCTCTTCAACTGCAGCAAAATTTATTCTGTTTGCATTTATCGCAACTGCACTTGCTTTTATGCCCTGGGGCTCTGGACCCTATAtctacatgtatatatatatatagaattgctttttattctgATAACCGCGCAGCTGTTTTGGGTTTGCACTGAGTCTGACTTTATTTCTGGGTTTTGCTACTTTTCTAGCCAAAATGAGTCAATTTGGAAATAATTTTGGTTTAAAAGCAACCAGGCCTGCTCTAGCTTTAAAATTGACTCATTAAGTCAACAAACTTTACACTAGACTTCAAGCCATGATTATGTTcgaattacaaaaaaaaatatttaaatgcttcattaatttattatactcATGTAGTGGTTTTTGTTCaacataaataagcaatatttatttatattaactgcTCGCAAACAAAGATAAACCTAGAACCTTTTCACAACTGCGATTACTTGGCACAACAAGTTGACGACGAGCATTAATAAcattatgtttaaataaagattaaaaaattacacatatGCTGCAGTTAAAGttgaagtttatttattagattGAAGCTGGGAAAATAAtcatagaaataaataaaagaaaaaatatatataatataaaatataaataaaactatattgAAGATTAAAAATTTAGTATAGGgagttgaaaataattttaacttaattcTTGAACATAATTTTAACTTTCTAGATTGaagattcaaaatttatttacttaattctTCAACATCATTTAAACTTTCAATGAATTTATAGGACAAAAGTCTATAAAACTGTATTGATTCATAAATACTCCATGTCTTTTACTTTTCCCAGAAACCTTCCCAACATATGTCgaatttaactaattaatcAGCAAGATActtgacaaatttatttttatagatatgTTGACAAACAGTTGGGCAGTGACCGCAGTTGAAAAAAAAGCTGCACACCTGTCgctatgtttattattacattaatatatatCTCGAAAGTTCCCCCTTATGACTCACGTTTGATAAGAGCAGTGCTAAAAAGCTTTTAGTATGAAACATACAGTACTTTGTATTGATGAACGATTAAATGGCGCTGCCAATATCAGAGCTTTAGTGATAAAGAGTTGCTGGAACCTCTACTTGGGCATGTTGCTATTGAAAAGCGTTTAGTTAACGAGCGAACTTTCAAGAGTGCAGTTGGTGCCGTCGAGCGAGCAATTATAATCTAACTGTATAGATATATACAGCTGAGAAACACAAATATCAAATCAGTGGCGCTTATCAgctggcaaaataaaaaaaaaaaacaaatattacaatGGGTAAGCTATTATTggttgtatataaaattatctGTATGCGCATGACTAACTTgcactaaaaatagtttttaaccTTACGCTGTGATTAAACTAAAACCCGCATTAAACGTCGCTCTTAATACTTCTTCTGCTGTCGCTTGGGTGAAGTGTTGATTTTCTTTATGTGCATCTGATCTTCCTCTTTAGGTGCTGTACATCCAGGAGCAGTCGTGAGCATTGGTAGGCGAGTGCCCAACACCCAACTCCAAGCAACTTCCAAACCCAAAAAGAAATCCAAACTAATTCAGCAGTAACTAAGCAGGTCCAAAGAGTTTGCAGCTACAAAAAAGTGTTGCAGTttcaaaaatgccaaaaaatatgcaaattattgaaGTGCTTAGTGTTAAAATTCATAGGCGTAGCAAGAGATTAGTAAGCTACCAAAATTGTGAGTTCATCCTTTAGTGCTTAATATCAAAGGCGTGGTGAGGGGACCTTAACCAACTAAATTTGTGAAAACCCCCTTTAGAAAAGTTAGACTACTCACATGTCATAAACTATTTCAATACTATAATCTATATGAGTCATAGACGTAGCGCAAAAGCATAAACCGACTAGAATTGTGAAGCCCCCTTTTAGAAAAGTCTGGCTACGCACCTGgcataaactattttaatacTATAAAGTACGTATATAAGTCACAGACGTAGCGCGAAGGCATTAACTTACTACAATTAAATATCACTTCCCTTTAGAAAAGTTTGACTACGCACCTGACATCAACTATTTTAATACTATAAAATATCGCATGATATTTACCTAGCATAACATCTGGAATAATTGTGAAAGCGCAAAGTTAGCAATTCTATTCGAAATCTATCCAAACGACTAACATATAATCAATACCCATGTGGTATTGCCGTAAGGGTAGTTTTCTAAATATTTCGTTAAAGGGGGTTGATGAGCAATTTTCACCTTTTTAGCAGCTCTtaaagcacataaaatatttatgtaaaattccATTGGCAAGCTATACGaacaaatgttataaattttaagcttttattattatgcaattcTCTTTGGGCCTTTTGGTTCTGCACAAAATTCGACTAACCAAAACGCATTTGGCCAATTCGCATATCTTATCACGCTCGACTTGCTTATCGGGTCTAACCAGCTAACAGGCAACACAAACAGTTAACAGTTGTAGCTAATTCCACAGGGCACGTTGTCCGCTTCTCTTCTTGCAGAACACACTTGGGTGCACTCGACTCCATTTGCCGCACTGCCTCCGTACGCTGTAATTGGCGGACACGACTCTGATCGTACGCCCATCTATGTGGGTCGCTCCTTTCACGAGGGCGAGAATCTGCCCGCCAAGGTTATACCCAGCAAGGGCTGTGCCTATGTTTGCTACGGCGGCCAGGAGCATCAAAAGACGCACTATGAAGTGCTGGTCGGCCAGGGATTCGCTTGGGTCGGCAGTGCCAGCGGCAGTGTGCCACCAAATGCGGTGCGCAGCGGCACCACACGCAATGGTGAGCCATTGTATGTGGGTCGTGGACATCATGCCGGCTCATTGACTGTGGGCAAGGTGCATTCATCGCATGGCTGCCTTTATATACCCTTCGGTGGTCAGGAGGTGCGCATCAATAGCTACGAGGTGTTGATCTATCAGCAGGTGGATGTTTGGGTGCCAGCCTCACCCGGTTTTACACCACCCGGCGCTGTCGTTGCCGGCCACGACTCGGATCGCACTCCCATTTACGCCGGACGTGCTATGCACGACGGTGAAATGCTGCCCGCCAAGGTTATACCCAGCAAGGGCTGCGCTTATGTCTGCTTCGGCGGCTATGAATTCCAGAAGGGCTCCTATGAAGTGCTCACCGGCTACGGCTATGTTTGGGTGAATCCGCATTGTGGTATTCCACCCAATGCAGTCTCCACTGGACGTGCACGCAATGGTGAACCCATCTACTATGGACGTGGTCATCATCATGGCAGCTTGACGCCTGGCTTAGTCTCAGCGCGCCAACGTTGTCTTTATATTCCATATGGCGGCCGTGAGATTCGCGTTGATAGATACGAAGTACTTTGCCGCCAGTAATTGAACTTTAATACATGGacttatatattaaacatttcatttttatatatatataataataataaaaagctacAGCTTTTCACACACTCTACTcgttggcaatttgtttttctttctgcaATCTTATCAACTTAATGAaattgcgctttaatttaaaaattatttatagccgGAAGAATTTTGAGCAATTTGTACTTTGGCTGCCTTTCGTTACTTTTAGTCCATTCATAAATCTTTTGTTCTCGCTACTCGTTACTTAGCAACTCGTcatatttacttaattgttttttatttacctTTTGCTTTTACCTTGCAGC
Protein-coding regions in this window:
- the LOC108597445 gene encoding uncharacterized protein LOC108597445 isoform X1, whose protein sequence is MGAVHPGAVVSIEHTWVHSTPFAALPPYAVIGGHDSDRTPIYVGRSFHEGENLPAKVIPSKGCAYVCYGGQEHQKTHYEVLVGQGFAWVGSASGSVPPNAVRSGTTRNGEPLYVGRGHHAGSLTVGKVHSSHGCLYIPFGGQEVRINSYEVLIYQQVDVWVPASPGFTPPGAVVAGHDSDRTPIYAGRAMHDGEMLPAKVIPSKGCAYVCFGGYEFQKGSYEVLTGYGYVWVNPHCGIPPNAVSTGRARNGEPIYYGRGHHHGSLTPGLVSARQRCLYIPYGGREIRVDRYEVLCRQ
- the LOC108595133 gene encoding uncharacterized protein LOC108595133 isoform X1: MTLDHTWVSCNVYDSLPAFAIAAGHDSDNDPIYVGRAFHNGDMLPAKVIPNKHQAYVAWGGEEINKHDVEILTGHHYCWIPASGGDVPPHALRVGQTSDGEPLYVGRGYYQGSLTPGKVHPSHGCLYIPYGGAEHRLDSYEVLVQPETWVSSSGSNIVPGTIMAGNDADGDPIYVGRAYHEGDLLPAKVIPNKGCAYVAYGGLEHVKYDFELLAGYGYGWVPDSYGNVPPGAVICGRTSDGEPLYIGRGHHHGSFTPGKIHQSHRCLYIPFGGQEVRLDCYEVLVRA
- the LOC108597445 gene encoding uncharacterized protein LOC108597445 isoform X2, which gives rise to MEHTWVHSTPFAALPPYAVIGGHDSDRTPIYVGRSFHEGENLPAKVIPSKGCAYVCYGGQEHQKTHYEVLVGQGFAWVGSASGSVPPNAVRSGTTRNGEPLYVGRGHHAGSLTVGKVHSSHGCLYIPFGGQEVRINSYEVLIYQQVDVWVPASPGFTPPGAVVAGHDSDRTPIYAGRAMHDGEMLPAKVIPSKGCAYVCFGGYEFQKGSYEVLTGYGYVWVNPHCGIPPNAVSTGRARNGEPIYYGRGHHHGSLTPGLVSARQRCLYIPYGGREIRVDRYEVLCRQ
- the LOC108595133 gene encoding uncharacterized protein LOC108595133 isoform X2 — translated: MDHTWVSCNVYDSLPAFAIAAGHDSDNDPIYVGRAFHNGDMLPAKVIPNKHQAYVAWGGEEINKHDVEILTGHHYCWIPASGGDVPPHALRVGQTSDGEPLYVGRGYYQGSLTPGKVHPSHGCLYIPYGGAEHRLDSYEVLVQPETWVSSSGSNIVPGTIMAGNDADGDPIYVGRAYHEGDLLPAKVIPNKGCAYVAYGGLEHVKYDFELLAGYGYGWVPDSYGNVPPGAVICGRTSDGEPLYIGRGHHHGSFTPGKIHQSHRCLYIPFGGQEVRLDCYEVLVRA